GCCCAGCACCCGCATGCCCCCTACCAGCGCCGTCATTTCCGGCGCCGTCAGCATCAGGAGGTTGGCCTTGTCGATCATGGCGTTGGCCACATTCCCCGCAGCGCCGGCATGGATGTAGTTGCGAAAGCCATCGACTGCCGGCTCCAGCACGGCGAACGAATTGACGTCGGTCTGCGCCAGCGATGCGTCCATGCGGCCCGGGCGAAATGGGACGGTCACTTCGTGCCCCGCCTGCCTGGCCGCAGCTTCCACCGCGGCGCTCCCGCCCAGTACGATCAGGTCGGCCAGCGACACCTGCTTGCCGTTGTTTGCACCGGCGTTGAAGTTCTCGCGGATCGCTTCCAGCCGCGTCAGCACCTGCGCCAGTTCTGCCGGGTCGTTCGCCTCCCAATCCTTCTGTGGCGCCAGGCGGATGCGGGCCCCATTGGCCCCGCCACGCAGGTCGCTGCCGCGGAAGGTCGAGGCCGATGCCCAGGCCGCTTTGACAAGCGCCTGCACCGACAGGCCACACTCCAGCAGCGTTGCCTTCAATGCGGCAATGTCGGCCTCGTCGATGAGTGCATGGTCCACCTTCGGGATCGGGTCTTGCCAGATCAGGTCTTCCTGCGGCACGAGGGGCCCCAGGTAGCGTACCTTCGGTCCCATGTCGCGGTGGGTCAGCTTGAACCAGGCGCGCGCAAAGGCGTCGGCAAATGCGGCCGGATCAGCCAGAAAGCGGCGCCCGATCTGTTCGTAGGCCGCATCGAAGCGCAGCGCGAGGTCGGCAGTGGTCATCATCGGCTGGTGCAGCTTGCCGGGGATATGGGCGTCCGGCACATTGCGCCCGACGTCGCCAACCGGCTTCCACTGGTGCGCGCCGGCCGGGCTCCTGGTCAGCTCCCAGTCAAAGCCGAACAGCGTTTCCAGGTAGCTCATGTCCCAGGTCGTGGGCGTGGCGGTCCAGGCGCCTTCCAGGCCGCTGGTGATGGTGTGCGCACCAACGCCGCTGTCGTAAGCATTCTTCCAGCCCAGGCCCAGTTCTTCGATGTTGGCGCCTTCCGGATCCGCGCCCACATGGTGGGCTTCGGCGGCGCCATGGCATTTGCCAAAGGTGTGGCCGCCCGCCACCAGCGCCACCGTTTCTTCGTCGTCCATGGCCATGCGGGCAAAGGTTTCGCGGATGTCGCGCGCCGAGCGCACCGGGTCCGGCTCGCCATTGGGGCCTTCCGGGTTCACATAGATCAGGCCCATCTGGACTGCGGCCAGCGGCTTGGCCAGTTCCCGCTCGCCGCTGTAGCGTTCGTCCCCGAGCCACGTCGACTCAGGGCCCCAGTCGATCGGCAGCGGCTCCCAGATGTCGTCACGCCCGCCGCCGAAGCCGAAAGTCTTGAAGCCCATCGATTCGAGCGCCACGTTACCGGCGAGGATCATCAGGTCGGCCCAGGACAGCTGCTTGCCGTATTTTTGCTTGATCGGCCACAGCAGCCTGCGCGCCTTGTCCAGGTTGCCGTTGTCGGGCCAGCTGTTGAGGGGGGCGAAACGCTGCTCGCCGGAGCGGGCGCCGCCACGGCCGTCGAAAATGCGGTAGGTGCCGGCCGAGTGCCAGGCCATGCGGATGAAGAAGGGGCCGTAGTGGCCGTAATCGGCTGGCCACCAGTCCTGGGAGTCAGTCATCAGGACATTGAGGTCGGCAATGACGGCGTCCAGGTCAAGCTTCCGGAACTCCTGCTGGTAATTGAAGTCTTCCAGATTGGGGTCGCCCAGTTTGGCGTGCTGGTGCAGGATGGAGAGGTTGAGCTGATCAGGCCACCAGTGGGCGTTGGTCAGTGTCTTCTTCGGCTTGTTCCCGTGCGCGACGGGGCACTTGCCCATGTACTGCGATTCGGCGTTCTTGAGGTCGTTCGTGTCGTTCATGTGGCAGTATCCTTTGGTGAGATCGGGTCGAGGCAACTCGGTCACGATAGGATAAAACTACAATTAACTATGTTCCAATTGATATTTTTAATCGAAGGGATAGCCGACAACCCGTTTAGCGGGGTAAAAGGAAGCCGGCAAGGCAGGGAAACGCGCCGTCAAGCGGCGCCTGCCGGACGATGGAGACGCCGTCCACGGTCCGACACGGCAGAAAGTCGCCTGCTCAGGCCGCGATGATGCCGTCGCGGGATTTTTCCAGCGCCATGGACTGCGGCAGCGACACGGTGAAGGTGCTGCCCTTCCCCGCTTCCGAACAAATGGCGAGCTGGCCGCGGTGGCGCAGCAGCACGTGCTTGACAATGGCCAGGCCCAGGCCCGTGCCCTGGGTCTCGCGCGAGCGGCTCTTGTCGACCCGGTAGAAGCGCTCGGTCAGGCGCGCGATATGAATCTGCTCGATGCCGATACCGGAATCACGGGCCACGAATTGCGGCCCGTCCGGTCCCTGCTGCCAGCGCAGGTCGATGGTGCCGCCGGCCGGCGTGTAGCGCACGGCGTTCGAGGCCAGGTTGCCAAAGGCGCTGCGCAGTTCTTCCGCGCTGCCCGTCACGTCAGGGCCGCTCACGTCCGACGTCACCGTATGCTTGCCGGCCGAGAGCGCGCGCGCTTCGTCGGCAATGGCGCTCATCATGGCGGCCATGTCGACACGTTCCGGCCGCAGCGGATAATCGACCGATTCCAGGCGCGAGAGCGTGAGCATGTCCTCAATCAGGCGCTGCATGCGGCGCCCTTGCTCGGTCATGAGCTTGAGGTGCGCGGCGCGGGTGGCGGCATCGAGGCCCGGCTCGCTGGAAGCAATTTCCAAAAAGCCGACAATGACGGTGAGCGGCGTGCGCAGTTCGTGCGAGGCGTTGGCGATGAAGTCGCGCCGCATTTCTTCAATGCGCTGCGTTTCGGTGGCGTCGTGCGTGACCAGGATCTGGCGCCGGTTCTCGAACGGGATGATCTGGCAGATCAGCTTGCGTTCGCGCAGCGCCAGCGTGAGGGGCTGCTCGTAGCGGCCCAGAATGATGTAGTCGATAAAGGCAGGATGGCGGATCAGGTTGGTGATGCGCATGCCCTTGTCCTTGTCCAGCGTCAGGCCCAGGTGCTGCTCGGCGGCCGGGTTGCACCACTCCAGAAACAGCACGTCGTCCATGATGGCCACGCCGTCCGGCAGCAGGTGCATGGCCTGGCGAAAGCGCGCCAGCCATTCGGTCAGTTCGGCCTGGTTGCGCTCGTCATCGCGGCGCAGGCGGTACAGGCGCGAGAATATGCCCGTCCACGAACCCCAGCCGTCCGGCAGGCGCGAGCTGTGCGGGTCTTCCAGCCATTCGCCCAGCTTGCTCAGGTAGCTCAGCTGCACGAACAGCAGGATCGTCACCGCCGCCAGCGCCAGCATGGCCCCGTACACGGCGCCGAACATGGCCCCCACGATGGCGCCGCCGGCCAGGATGAAGGCCAGGCGCAGCATGGCCGGAATCCAGAAGAGCAGGCGCGGGTTCATTTGACCGAAAGCATATAGCCGACACTGCGCACGGTGCGGATCAGGCTTTCGGCCTGCTTGAGCGCCTTGCGCAGGCGCAGCACGTGGACGTCGACGGTGCGCTCTTCAATGACGGCGTGGTCGCCCCACACCTTGTCAAGCAGCTGGCTGCGCGAAAACACGCGCTCGGGATTGGCCAGGAAGAATTTGAGCAGCTTGAATTCGGCGTGGCCAATGTCGATCTTTTGTCCCGCCAGCGACACGCTGCAGCTGACCGGGTCCAGCGTGACCTCGCCGGCCGACAAGGGCGCTTCGGCATGCTCGGGACTCTTGCGCCGCAACAGCGCCTTGGAGCGGGCCAGCAACTCGCGCGGCGAGAATGGCTTGGTGACGTAGTCGTCCGCCCCCGTGTTCAGGCCGGCGATCTTGTCTTCTTCCATGCTCTTGGCGGTGAGCATGATGACCGGAATATCCTGGAAATGGCGGTCGGCCCGGATGCGCGAGAGCAGACGCAAACCGGTCTGGTCAGGCAGCATCCAGTCCAGCAGGATCAGGTGCGGGATGCGCTGGGTGATGAATTCCCAGGCCGCGCCCACATTCTGCACGGAACACACATTCCAGCCGGTTTCGCGCAGGGAGAACGTGACCAGCTCGATAATGGCCGGTTCGTCCTCCACGATCAGGACCGTGGTTTTGTCTACTGCCATCTGTTACGCCTGTGCGTCCGGTTTGCGGTGGCGGATGTCCTTGCCTTCGACCACGTAGATCACGTATTCGGCAATGTTCTTGGCATGGTCGCCAATGCGCTCGATGGCCTTGGCCACCCACAGGGTGTCGAGGGCCGAGGAAATGGTGCGCGGGTCTTCCATCATGAAGGTGATCAGGTTGCGCATGATGGACTTGAATTCGTGGTCGATCACGGCATCCTGGGCGATGAGCTGCAAGGCTTGCTTGCCATCGAGGCGGGCAAAGGCGTCGAGCGCATCGTGCAGCATGTCGATGGTGGAGGCGGCAATGGTACGCACCATTTCATAGTGGTTCAGGGCCGGGGCGCCGCGCGAATGCAAGCTCTTGGCAGTGCGGGCGATCTTGGACGCTTCATCGCCAATGCGCTCGAGGTCGGTGATTACCTTGACGGTTGCCATGACGGTGCGCAAGTCATTGGCCGTGGGCTGGCGGCGCACGATCAGGTGGCTGCAATCGTCGTCCAGCGCTACTTCGAGCTGGTTGACCTGGTCATCGTCGGCAATGACACGGTCGGCGCCTTCCTGGTTGCCGGTGCGAAAGCACGTCATGGCATCGATTAACTGCGACTCCACCAGGCCTCCCATCAGGAGTACCTTGGAGCGGATGGTTTCTAGTTCGTGGTCGTACTGTTTCGAGGAATGCTCGCCTATCATGCTGCTCTCCGTATTGGATGTTGTTGTCGGATCAGCCGAAGCGTCCGGTGATGTAGTCCTGCGTCTCTTTGCGGGCTGGATTCATGAAGATCTGGTCGGTCTCGCCAAACTCCACCAGCTCGCCCAGGTACATATAGGCGGTATAGTCCGAGCAGCGCGCAGCCTGCTGCATGTTGTGGGTGACGATGGTGATCGTGTAATCCTGCTTGAGCTCGCTGATCAGTTCTTCCACCTTGGCCGTGGAAATCGGGTCCAGTGCCGAGGTCGGCTCGTCCAGCAGCAGCACGTCAGGCTTGACGGCCACGCCGCGCGCGATGCACAGGCGCTGCTGCTGGCCGCCCGACAGCGACAGGCCGCTCTTGGACAGCTTGTCCTTCACTTCGCCCCACAGGGCTGCCTTCTTGAGGGCCCACTCGACGCGCTCGTCCATGGCACCCTTGGACAAGTCTTCATACAGGCGCACGCCAAAGGCGATGTTATCGTAGATCGACATGGGGAACGGTGTCGGTTTCTGGAAAACCATGCCGATCTTGGCGCGGATCATGTTCACGTCCTGATTGGCATCGAGCAGGTTGCGCCCGCGGTACAGGATCTGCCCTTCCGCGCGCTGGCCCGGGTACAGGTCGTACATGCGGTTGAGCGTGCGCAGCAGGGTCGACTTGCCGCAGCCGGACGGGCCGATAAAGGCCGTCACCTGCTTTTCATGGATGTCCAGGTTGACGTTGGTCAGCGACTGCGTCTTACCGTAAAAGAAGTTGAGGTTCTTGATCTCGATGGTCTTGTTCTTCGGCGTGACGGTCGGGATCGGTTGTGGCAATGGGCTCATGATCGTTATCTTATTTAGGCGTTTTTTGGCTGAACAGGCTGCGCGAGAGAATATTGAGCAGCAGCACGCTGAAGGTCACGAGCAGGGCCGCGGCCCAGGCCAGCGGAATCCAGTTCGCTTCCGAGCTCATCGCGAATTTATTGATGACCACGGGCATATTGGCCATCATGCCGTTCATGTCGGTACTGAAATACTGGTTGTTCAGGGCAGTAAATAGCAGCGGCGCGGTTTCGCCGGAGATGCGGGCCACTGCCAGCAGCACGCCGGTGATGACGCCGGCCTTGACGGCGCGCAGGCGCACGAAGGTGGCCACTTTCCAGCGCGGCGCGCCCAGGGCAAAGGCGGCTTCGAGCAGGCTGTTGGGAACCAGGCGCAGCATGTTGTCGGTGGTGCGCACCACCACCGGAATGGCGATGAGCGAGAGCGCGAGACTGCCGGCATAGCCCGAAAAGTGCTGGACCTGGGCCACATAAATCGCATACACGAACAGGCCGATCACGATCGAGGGGGCCGAGAGCATGATGTCGGTGACAAAGCGGGTGACACTGGCAAACCAGCTGGTCTCGCCATACTCGGCCAGGTAAATGCCGGCCAGGATGCCGATCGGGGTGCTGACGGCGGTCGACAGGCCCACCATCAGCAGGCTGCCGACAATGGCGTTGCGCAAGCCGCCCGGGTCGTCGCCCGGCGGCGGGGTATCGAGAATGAACAGGCTCAGCGACAAGCCGCCCACGCCCTTGATGATCAGGGTAGCGAGGATCCACAGCAGGAAGATGAGGCCGAAGGACATGGCCAGGATCGACAGCGCAATGCCGATGCGGTGCACCAGCAGGCGCTTGCGATAAACGGGATTGACCGCAGGATTAACCGCGGATTTGACGGCGGGATTGAACGAGGCCTGGCTCATTTGACGCCTTCCTTACGCGACATACCGGCCAGCATCAGCTTGGCGGCGGATAAAACGACGAATGTGATGGCGAACAGGATCAGGCCCAGCGCATACAGGGACGAGACATGCAGCACCGATTGTGCTTCGGCAAATTCATTGGCGAGCGTGGACGAAATCGAGTTGCCGGGTGCGAACAGCGACCACGACAGGCGCTGGGCGTTGCCGATCACGAAGGTCACGGCCATGGTTTCTCCGAGCGCGCGGCCCAGTCCCAGCATGACGCCGCCTACCACGCCGGTCTTGGTATAAGGCAGCACAATTTTGCGCACCACTTCCCAGCGTGTGCAGCCGAGGCCGTAGGCAGATTCCTTGAGCACGGCCGGGACGATCTCGAACACGTCGCGCATCACCGAGGCGATAAACGGGATGATCATGATGGCCAGGATCAGGCCGGCGGTGAGGATGCCCAGGCCCATGGCGGGGCCGCTAAAGAGCTGGCCGATGATGGGCAATTGGCCCAGGGTACTTTTGAGGGCCGGCTGCACATATTCGCCAAACAGGGGCACGAACACGAACAGGCCCCACATGCCATAAATAATGGAGGGGATGCCGGCCAGCAGCTCGATGGCCGTGCCGAGCGGGCGGCGCAGCCAGGCGGGGCAAATTTCAGTGAGGAACAAGGCGATGCCAAAGCTGATCGGAAACGCAATCAGCAGTGCAATCAGCGAAGTAACGACGGTGCCGAAAATGGCAATCAGGGCGCCATACTGGTCGTTGACGGGATCCCATTCAGACGAGGTGATGAAGCCGGCGCCGAATTCGCGGAAAGCGGGCAGCGAGCCATGCACCAGATAAATGATAATGCCCGCCAGCACCAGCAGCACGGAGGTGGCGAACAGCAGGGTTGTCTTGTGAAAAATAAAATCCTGCAGCCGCTGCGTTCGCATGGTGGAAAGCAAAGCGGCCTGATCATTGTCAGGCACGGCAGGAGAATCGAGTTGTATCGCAGCGGTTTGTGCACTCATGCGCTAGAGACCTAAGATTGCCGGCGGACGGCGCCGCCGGCGAAACAGCAAAAAGCGCACTTCCCTGCTGCAGGCAAGAAAGTGCGCCTGCCAGGAATTACCAGATCGCCTTGCCCGAAGCGTCTTTCAGGTTGGCCTTCCAGGCATCAGCAACCAGCTTGGTCACGACGTCCGGCATCGGCACGTATTCCAGTTCGGTGGCAGCCGCGTCACCATTCTTGGCGGCCCAGTCGAAGAACTTGAGCACTTCCTTGCCACGGGCAGCGTCGGCCTGCGCCTTGTGCATCAGGATGAAGGAAGCGCCGGTGATGGGCCAGCTTGCCTTGCCAGCCTGGTCGGTCAGGATGATGTTGAACCCTGGCGTCTTGGCCCAGTCGGCCGAGGCAGCAGCTGCCTTGAAGGCTTCATCGTCAGGCTGCACGAACACGCCATCGCGGTTCTTGATCTGGGTGTGAGCAATCTTGTTCTTCTTGGCAAACGCCCACTCGACGTAGCCAATGGTGCCCTTCATGCGCTGCACGTTGGCCGCGACGCCTTCGTTACCCTTGCCGCCCACGCCGGTGGCCCACTTGACGGACGTCTCGGCGCCGACTTTCGACTTGAACTCCGGGCTGACCTTGGACAGGTAGTCGGTGAACAGGAAGGTGGTGCCCGAGCCGTCAGCGCGGTAGACGACGGTGATGTCGTCGGCCGGCAGCTTCAGGCCAGGATTGAGAGCGGCGATTTGCGGCGCATTCCACTTGGTGATCTTGCCCATGTAGATGTCGGCGATCACAGGACCGGTCAGCTTCATGGCGCCGGGGGCGATGCCATCGAGGTTGACAATGGTGACCACGCCGCCCATGACGGTCGGGAACTGCATCAGGCCGGCCGCTTCCAGCTCGGCGGCCGAGAGTGGCTTGTCGGAAGCGCCGAAGTCGACGGTCTTGGCCTTGATCTGCTTGATGCCGGCACCAGAGCCAACGGATTGATAGTTCACGGCATTGCCGGAAGCTTTCTTGTACATGTCAGCCCACTTGGCGTACACAGGGGCCGGGAAAGTCGCGCCGGCGCCAGTCACATCGGCGGCGTGGGACACGGAGCTGGCCACGACGGCGGTGGCACCAACGATCATCGAAGCTAACAACTGTTTCATTCGCATATCAAGTCCTAAGTCCTGGTTGGGGGTGGTCACAAAAACCGAAAGCCTTTGTCGACGCTGCGCAGTCTAGCGCGCCAATATGACACGATTATGACATTCATGACATCCATGAAAACTGATGAATTCGTCCAGCATGGTACCCTTGTTCCACTGCGTTGATGACATGGTCTGCAGTATTGTCACAGACCTGTCACAGTTGGAAATTACACTGAAATGGGTTATTGGATCAGCAATCACACGACATAAAGAGCTAATGAAAACAGACGCCAAAACGTCCCCGCGGCCCTTGTTTCTGGACCGGGAATTGTCCCAACTGAAATTCAACCGGCGGGTCCTGGCCCAGGCCGAGGACAATGCGATACCGTTGTTGGAGCGACTGCGTTATTTATGTATCGTATCGAACAATCTCGACGAGTTCTTTGAAGTGCGCGTGGCCAGCCTGCTGGCCCAGGGCAGCCTGGCCGGTACCGCCGCCCTGGCCGCGTCGCTTGCGCGCATCAGCAGCGAATGCCATCTGCTTGTCAAGCAGCAATACGCAATCCTGAACAATGACGTGCTGCCCCAGCTGCAGGCGCGCGGCGTGCACCTGGTGCGCCATTCCGACCGCAATCCGGCCCAGCGCGCGTGGGTCAAGGAATACTTCGAGCGCGAGGTGCGGCCCCTGCTGACCCCGATCGGGCTCGACCCGGCCCACCCCTTCCCCCAGGTGGTCAACAAGAGCCTGAACTTCATCGTGGCCCTGAGCGGCAAGGATGCCTTCGGGCGCGGCAGTGCCATTGCCATTGTCAAGGCGCCCCGCGTGCTGCCGCGCGTTATCCGCCTGCCGGACAAGCTGTCGAAGAACGGCGCTTCCTTCTGCCTGCTTTCCTCCGTCATCCATGCCCATATTGAAGACTTGTTCATGGGACGCGAGGTGACGGCTTACTCCCAGTTCCGCGTTACCCGCGACAGCGATCTGTGGGTGGACGAAGACGAAGTCAAAAACCTGCGCCAGGCCCTCAAGGGCGAGCTGCAGGGACGCCAGTTCGGCACTTCGGTGCGGCTGGAAGTGGCGCGCAATTGTCCGCCGGAACTATCGCAATTCCTGCTCAACCAGTTCAGCCTGGATGAAAGCCGCCTGTACGCCGTGGACGGCCCCGTCAACCTGGTGCGCCTGCAGGAACTGGTGGGCCAGATCGACGAACCGGACCTGCGCTTCCCTGCCTTTACCCCGGGCCTGCTGGACAAGGCGGCCCACGCCGATATTTTCGAGCAGCTGCGCCGTCACGATGTGCTGCTGCACCATCCTTTCCAGTCATTTCAACCGGTCGTCGATTTCATCCGCGCCGCGGCGGTGGACCCGCAGGTGGTTGCCATCAAGCAAACCATTTACCGTACCGGCACCCATTCCGAACTGATGGAAGGCTTGATGACGGCCGCGCGCTTGGGCAAGGAAGTCACGGTCGTGCTGGAACTGATGGCGCGCTTTGACGAAGAAGCCAACATCAACTGGGCCGACAAGCTGGAACAGGCCGGCGCCCAGGTGGTGTACGGCGTGGTGGGCCTGAAGACGCACGCCAAGGTGGCGCTCGTGATCCGGCGCGAGGACAGCGGCCTGCAGTTCTATGCCCACCTCGGCACGGGCAATTACCACCTGACCACCACCCGCTTCTATACTGATTTTGGCATGCTCACGGCGCGCCAGGAACTGGGGCGCGAAGTCAATGAAGTATTCATTCACCTGACCAGCCTGACCAGGCCGGCGCGCATGCAGCACCTGTGGCTGGCACCGTTTGCGCTCCAGGCAGAGATCATCAAGGCCATCCGCAATGAAGCGCGCATCGCCAAGGCCGGCAAAACAGGCCGCATCATCGTTAAAGTCAATGCGATGGTCGACGAATCGGTGATCCGCGCCCTGTACGCGGCATCCCAGGACGGGGTCAAGATCGATCTCATCGTGCGCGGCGCCTGTACCTTGCGCCCCGGTGTGAAAGGTTTGTCGGACAATATCAAGGTGAGGTCGATCATTGGCCGCTTCCTGGAACACAGCCGGATTTATTATTTCCGCAACGACTTGAAGCACGATGTCTATCTCGCCAGTGCCGACTGGATGAGCCGCAACCTGTTCCGGCGCATCGAAGTGGCTTTCCCGGTGCTCGACAAGGCACTCAAGAAACGGGTCATCAGCGAAGGATTGAACCCCTACCTGAAAGACAACTCGAACGCCTGGGAACTCGATGCCGACGGCGAATACCACCGCCGCTCGCGGCGCGCCAGGACGGGTGGCTATTCGGCGCAGCAGTACCTGATGAACACGCTGGGCACGCCCGGCTGACGAGCAAGGAAGGAGCGAACATGGACCTCATCTTATGGCGCCACGCGGAAGCGGCCGATGCCGACGCCGGCGAAACCGACATGGAGCGCGCGCTCACACCCAAGGGACACAAACAGGCGCGGCGCATGGCCGACTGGCTCACCGCGCAACTGCCCGAAGGCTGCAAGATCCTGGTCAGCCCGGCAAAACGCACGGTGCAAACGGCTGAAGCGCTGGGCCGGAAGTTCAAGATCGTGCCCGAAATCGGCCCCGGCGCCGACGAGGAAGATGTGCTCGATGCGGCCAACTGGCCCAACAGCAAGGAGCCGGTGCTGGTGGTGGGCCACCAGCCCACGCTGGGCCAGGTGGCGGCAGTACTGCTGTCAAGCCAGCCGCTGGACTGGGAAGTCAAGAAGGGCAACGTGTGGTGGTTCGTGCAGCGCGATCCCGACGACGTCTACAGCCTGTACCTGAAAGCAGTCATGGGCCCGGACATGGTCATGAAATCCTGAGCCGGTTCCAGCCGCAAAACGCTCTTGCATTACGGCCCGGGAGTGCTACATTGAAACTGCTCCCAGGCTGGGGAGAAGTACTGGAAAGGCAGGGAAACATCATGTTGAGCGCACTGGTATTTGCCGCACTGGGCGGCATGGCTGGCTTCGTCGCCTGGGAATGGATCCAGGAGGCACGGGGCGGACGCCATCGGCTACGCGATCGCTATCACGAATAGCACTGGCCCATCGGGCCCACATCAAGCGGCGTTCAACGCCGCTTTTTTTTAGGACACTAGACGTGCAGCAGCAAGTGCTCGCGCTCCCACGGGCTGATCACGGTCATGAATTCCAGGTGTTCCTGGTCCTTGATGGCTGCGTACACATCAATAAAGCGCTCACCGAGCACTTCGCGCAGCTTGTCTTCGGCGCGCAGCATGGCCAGCGCTTGCGGCAGGCTCGATGGCAATTCAAAGTCGAGCGCCTGGGCGCTGCCGGAGGCAGGCGCCCCCGGTTCAAGCTGCTCCGTCATGCCCAGGTAGCCGCAGGCCAGGGTCAATGCAAAGGCCAGGTAGGGATTGGCATCAGCCCCGACCACGCGGTTTTCGATATGCCGTTCCTGGGGCGCCGCTTCCGGCACCCGGAAGCCGACCGTGCGGTTGTCGTGGCCCCACTGCATGTTAATCGGCGCGCTGGCATTGCGCACCAGGCGCCGGTACGAATTGACATAAGGCGCTGCCAGCGCCATGGCGGCAGGCATGTAGCGCTGCAGGCCGCCGATGAAATGATAAAAATGGCGTGAGGGCGCTCCGTCAGGATTGCTGAACAGATTGCGCCCTTCCCTGTCGAGCACGCTCTGATGCAGGTGCATGGCCGAGCCCGGCTCAGCTTCCAGCGGCTTGGCCATGAAGGTCGCGTACATGCCATGGCGCG
This region of Massilia sp. PAMC28688 genomic DNA includes:
- the sixA gene encoding phosphohistidine phosphatase SixA → MDLILWRHAEAADADAGETDMERALTPKGHKQARRMADWLTAQLPEGCKILVSPAKRTVQTAEALGRKFKIVPEIGPGADEEDVLDAANWPNSKEPVLVVGHQPTLGQVAAVLLSSQPLDWEVKKGNVWWFVQRDPDDVYSLYLKAVMGPDMVMKS
- the ppk1 gene encoding polyphosphate kinase 1 gives rise to the protein MKTDAKTSPRPLFLDRELSQLKFNRRVLAQAEDNAIPLLERLRYLCIVSNNLDEFFEVRVASLLAQGSLAGTAALAASLARISSECHLLVKQQYAILNNDVLPQLQARGVHLVRHSDRNPAQRAWVKEYFEREVRPLLTPIGLDPAHPFPQVVNKSLNFIVALSGKDAFGRGSAIAIVKAPRVLPRVIRLPDKLSKNGASFCLLSSVIHAHIEDLFMGREVTAYSQFRVTRDSDLWVDEDEVKNLRQALKGELQGRQFGTSVRLEVARNCPPELSQFLLNQFSLDESRLYAVDGPVNLVRLQELVGQIDEPDLRFPAFTPGLLDKAAHADIFEQLRRHDVLLHHPFQSFQPVVDFIRAAAVDPQVVAIKQTIYRTGTHSELMEGLMTAARLGKEVTVVLELMARFDEEANINWADKLEQAGAQVVYGVVGLKTHAKVALVIRREDSGLQFYAHLGTGNYHLTTTRFYTDFGMLTARQELGREVNEVFIHLTSLTRPARMQHLWLAPFALQAEIIKAIRNEARIAKAGKTGRIIVKVNAMVDESVIRALYAASQDGVKIDLIVRGACTLRPGVKGLSDNIKVRSIIGRFLEHSRIYYFRNDLKHDVYLASADWMSRNLFRRIEVAFPVLDKALKKRVISEGLNPYLKDNSNAWELDADGEYHRRSRRARTGGYSAQQYLMNTLGTPG